A window of Heteronotia binoei isolate CCM8104 ecotype False Entrance Well chromosome 17, APGP_CSIRO_Hbin_v1, whole genome shotgun sequence genomic DNA:
CAGCAGATGGTGAGTGGCCGCGGCGGCGGGCTGGGCTGCTGAGTGGCCGTCTGCTTCTggcaaaaaagggagggggggagcgcGAAAGGATCCGGCCATGCTTGTTTTGCAATTGGcaaaccagggggggagggggggagagtgcGCGcgcaaaaataaaaacagaaaagcaAGACTGGGAGGGAATGGCTAATATGCAAAAATTAATGCATGTATGGAACACAAGGATAACATGATTTGCCTTGGGGCGTGCATCTTCGAGCCTTGGTGCGCGCTTACTCGGACGTAAGCCCTGCGAATGTAACGGGACTTGCTTCCAAGTCAGCAGCCCTGCAGCCCGATCTGTGAGGCTTCCTCGGAAGTAAGTGCCCGTCGTGCAGCTAAGGGCTGCAGTCTTAATTTGGCTAAAGAAGGCAGCGCGTGCCCGCTGTTGTGCCCCCCATAGAACTCTTCAGGGCTGCAGTTCCAGGCGCACTTGATTGGGACTGGGCTTGCTTTGAGGAAATCGGAATTTACTTCCGAATAAACATGCTTGGGGAAGTAAGGTGCGCGTTGGGCGCTTGCGTTTCGAGACCATTCCCCACTCCGCTTAAAGGGATGAGCATAATGCAATGGTTTCTGCTGGGCTCTTTCGAGCGCAAAACGCTCCTGCGAGTCTTTCGACTCGTGTTCACAGGATGCGAATTCTTTAAGCGGGTATGGAGAAGTCGCAGCGGTTCCCGATTTAACATGGGTTGTGGGGGTATAAGGTTGATAGCGGCCCCCCACATAGGGCAGCGTCCTGCGGGTTTCCTCACTGGTTTGTGTGAATCTGGCTGCTGCCTGGCTCTGGCGCTTTGCCCTCCGCCTTCGGAAATGTTTGGGCGCGAATAGGATTTGAATTTGATAAATTCTAGTAGATTGGGACTGTGGATCAGTTTCACTTGCAAAGAATTGGCATTTACCCCGTTCCTGAGAATTTCCTTTCTAGCCGTCAGCTGGCGACCTAGATTGTCTCCGAGTCAACAATTGCTGCAATCAGAAACCCCGGGGTGGGGGTGATCTGGCTTCCTGTCTTGACTCGGCAGATTTCTTTGGGCCATTGTTGGAAGGAAGGGCGGGCCTGAGTGTTGCAGGCGGGAAGGTACGGTACTTCTTGTTCCCTTCTAGTAAGCCCGCGTGAACCTCATTTTCCCAACACAGCTTTTTATTGACGCTTGGGGAAGGGCTCAGAAACTTGTAAGTGGAAAGAAATGTAGACAGGAACAGCCAGAGACGACATCTGCAAATTGCTGGATATTATGCCATTGTTTTCTGATAGGGGTCAGGTATCTTAAAGAGCCAACTGCTGTCAGAATTTGCAACAAGAGGTCAGCAAGAGAGCATGTATAAGAAAGCCCGCTGGCAGAACTGAAAATACATAGTTTAAGGTTACTGGTAAATGACACACCAATAATAACCAGTACAGTTTCTGCAGCTTGTTGGTTGTTGTGAGTCCTTATTAGCAAACTGTGCACATGAGGTTGCACAATGTAATATATATGCACAGAAGCACCCATAGTGCACTGGCATAAATCTGCtcaagccactctgagcctgcatcggcggggagggcgggatataaataaaataaaataaatgtttgccCTTGGATTCAGACTCCAGCAGTCCAGCCAAGAGCATGGGAGAGAAAGATTCCCGTTGTGTCTTTTTAAAGATTGTGGGCCTATTGGGAAATATTGGCCCTCCAGTATGACTATTAACCTGGTGTCTAGATGGAGGCCTTTCACCCTGAGAttcttgctgggggggtggggggggacctaCCTCCCCAACTATTCTTGATTCCCAAGGGGAACCCCTTTAGATTAATCTGCATTTCTAGCCTGACAGAATCCTGACATTCAGATTTGAGCCGGATTCACACCAAAATGGTttgctggaagggagggagactAGATCCAGGCAGGAGATGGATTCACACAGCCAAGTAAGACTACATTGCTTTGATTTTTGTGGCAGGCAGTTAATGATCTGTCCCCCAGTCTGCTTTAATTTGGGCAAAATCTGGAGTCACGGTGACTTCTACAGGATGCTTTGAACCACTGTACCCAACCTGAAGCCTGCTGTGTTTAGAAAGTGGGATTCttatccagcaaggcttcttaCTGGCTACTGGAGAGCTGGCTGACTTCACAGATTAAAATGTCGTTTCCTCTACAGCTGCTTCCACACTGTTGATTTTACTTTCTCTAGCTTCCCTTACCCAGTAAATgtatattttttgaaaatttaccCCTCTTCTTCCCTGCACTTGGGCTTTCTTTGTGTGTTTGAGAGTGTGAGAGGGATTTCCTCTTTTCATCTGCCATTAAACAGAATTTTTGCCTGGTATGGTGAACAGCTACTATCAGAGTTATGCATAatttcactccctgacattttgtggttggctgtgcctgctgtggcagccattttgtggttatgaCCACTGCTCTGTACCAGAATTCTAAATTGGCCTGCAGGAGTTATTTGAGAAAGTGAGCAAgcgtgtagaccaggggtgtcaaactcatttgttatgagagccggatttgacataaatgagaccttgtcgggccgggccatgtgaatcataaaatgtaatgccaagtagcggccatataaactttataaagggcacagactaggcttcccaatccccaggtcccagcagggtatcccccatttttacaggcttctccctacccccagccagctggccagtgggggaagccccgccccccactgtcaccatgtagttttagagctcctgcaggtctgtttttaaaatatgtgcctttaaggctgagcaggaaacaggaagggcttcagagaacgacctttgttttgctttcgttttcagatcaagtaaagttctgcaggaacaagacccagtgagtatttgtgtgtgagagagagggagggggcaggggattccctggtttggaggccctccccctgctttagaaagcgtggggagggggagggaaatgtctactgggctctctattattccctatggagaatgattcccacagggaataatggggaattgatctgtgggtattgagggctctgggggggggctatgttttgaggtagaagcaccaaatttttagtatagcatctagtgcctctccccaaaataccccccaagtttcaaaacgattggaccagggggtccaattctatgagccccaaaagatggtgcccctatccttcattatttcctatggaagaaaggcatttaaaaaggtgtgctgtccctttaaatgtgatggccagaactcccttggagttcaattatgcttgtcacacccttgttcctggccccacccccaatgtctcctggctccacccccaaagtccccagatatttcttgaattggacttggcaaccctagcacagacacacaaagattttttttaacttaagataaaacatgcttaaaatattagcacgcttgttggacgtagattcagatttgcatggacagagtgccaaatagaattgcactaaccTGTCTTAACAAAGTATTATATATGTGTTCAAAGTATCATGTTTGCAGTGTTATATTTGCTGAGCTCACCTTAAAAGTATTATAGGGCCTTTTCTATGATTTTGGTTCCAAAGTCCTAACCAAGAACAATGAGCTACTGTTAGATACGAGAGGAAGTCTCCCCTTTAGCAGAGACTTGTTATCGTCATTTTATTCTGTAAACATTTTTCGGTGGAAAGTAAGCTATTTTTCTACCTCCGGGAGTCACCGGGAGCCTATCTCTTGGAGAAGGTCAAATCTCCCTGCTACAGCAGGAGCTCTGTGCGTATTCATCCTGGAATTGGGCCAGGAGGCCTACACTGGAGTTGAACAGGGAAGGGGGTGAAGCCGCAGATATGAAGTATAGGGAAAGTGGGGCATGGGGGTCCAGATTAGCGGCCCTTGGGTGATATCTATTCATCTCACTTTTAAATTGGGATATGAGActtatttgaccaatgaatgcaatcagaatgtcaaaggcgaagactggtgtagccaatctgtgagttggcctttgtttacaggaaggtataagatgttgtgactatggggaagaattttggaggaGAACGGGGTGTATGGTTtgttttctcctccccacattaatgtgaaaaaacaataaaagagatcTGCACATCAACTCTTCTGCGCCTCTGTCGTTTGGGAAGTCCTTTGTTTTGGAAGAAGGGGACTTCATCTAGGTGCAAcaagcttgcaatattttgttttgcagtctatgataaatgtcacctcttgctatgaattattgcatcaaaaactgcagacaatgtctgtgctgtaccagtcttgaatatgtgctgttcaggtgcacACAtccgtaagttgcaaacctacttttgattcattgtaattcattacagatatctcatggTCTACATTACAGATATCTCATTACAGATATTTTTGAGGCTATTAGCCAGATGAACATGAAGCAGTtggacactgtgagcttttgtaaagaagttgcttcatgcactagtcaagaacatgtgaaagcaccatggcacagactgagggctatgagcTTGTCTACAAAATCATAATTTCCCCTAGAAAAATGACTAtaactaaaaaaaatacaacttcccctcAAAAAactactacaagaacagagagccATGTACAGTgatcagtgtcagcctactatctgggaagtctaaattcaagacccccagtcaaaggaaaatgtgaaagaaaaattaaggaaaatttgctaggtaaacctggggtggaatacactctcagcctaattttgatatttgttttctaaatagttcacatgctttcctattgagaaagactggagggcatgagtacagtgaaaaagaggaggggaactcagttacacccataacaagcccaacaaaactctctctctctctctctctctctctctctctctagcaaggcaaaaaactcataccttcactaaaacgttgctagtcttaaaagcactttttgtagctctcctgatggtggggactggcaaaagaagctctggctctttctttccttccttggggcacgaggagggggaggagccttagccattcattagaaggaagagattcttgtctcagtagctctgcagggtgattaattgatcCTGGCAAACTtcatcacccagcagagctatagagccaagctccctcattggctgaggctgctcctccctcctcctccctgtgggaaaagggagtggggagagggaaaggctgctttgcctgtccagggagaaacacaaaatggcgactgaaAAAAGCGGGAAAAGGAAaatgaagcagaggacagccagttgctggaaggcctgattggagccctctgtgggcctaaTCTGGCCcgtgggctgtatgtttgacaccctggtgtAGACAATGGTAacctggtagacattatatatCTGGACATTCAAAAGGCAAGGTACCTCACAAAAGACAAGGTACCTCACAAAAGACTCCTGATTAAATTTAGCAGTCATTAGATAAGAGGACGAGTTCTTTTATGGATTAAAaagtggttaaatgacaggaagcaaagaataggaatcaatggacagttctcatagcggagggaagtaagcagtggggttccacaaggattggtattggggctagtatttaatttattcataactgatctggaactagggatgagggcaagtttgcagattacacaaaattattttaaatattgaaaaccaaggctgactgtgaagaagtccaagaggacctccacaaactaaGCGAGTGGGCAAcaatatggcaaatgaagttcaaatGTTGATAAGTGAAAGGTGATGCACAATGGAACAAAAAAACTTGCTGaaagggaaaaagatcttgggatcatagtggacagctcaatgaaagtgtcaacccagtgtactGCAGTAGTGAAAAAGAAACATTCTATATTGGGGATTATaaagaaagggattgagaataaaatgactGACGTTGTAATACCCGTGTATAGATCTGTGgagtggcctcatttggaatacggtGTACAGTTCTGTTtcccatatctcaaaaaggacattgcagaactggaaaaagagCAGAGGAGGGGAACCAAGATGATTACGGGGGTTGGAGCAGCtgccctatgaggaaagtctgaagagtccgggacttttcagtttagaaaagagatggttaagggggggcatgatagaggtttatacaatTATGTGTGGTGGAgacagttgacaaagagaactttttcctccctctcccaaaacactagaactcgagggcatccaatgaagctaatgtgcagtaggttcaggatgggcaaaaggaaCACAGTGGTTAGATACAGTTGGATGAGGGTTACTCAGGTTGAAAGCTCCACTCAAGTAAGAAGCTCACTGGCCTGATCATTCTTGGTGTCCCAAccatggcttggtgtcagagcaTCTGATTTGTGTGCAGAATGTCTAAgtttcagtccctggtatctctgTTTAAAAGGATTGGTGGTATGTGAGCCATCACTAatcagaggagacaatactgacttgggtAGACTAATGGACTGAATCCAtctaaggtagcttcatgtatatgttattttttcccccaagtaTTTGTTACTTTTTTCAGAGAGAGCGTGCCCCACAAAATTCCTCTCTCCCAACAAGATGTTGGCATTCTAGGAGTGATCTGAGCATTTATGCAGTATTTCACATTATCGTAGTATTGTAAATCAGCCATGTAGGCCGTTGCTATTATCTTCTTATTTCATAAAAGGTGTGTGTAGAAGGGGTGAGTCTAAGAGACAAGTCACTGCAAATTTAAGATTGAGAGGAGGTTTGTACCATGGACTTTTCTGCTGTGGTACACCCATATTATATGCAAACGCTCTCCAACTTTGTTGTGAGTGATGATGGAATTTTGATAATGGGAAGGGGGCATCACCACAAGATGGTTGCTATGGAGGTGCACTtaatcacaaaatgactgccatgaAATGCTTTGGCTAGTCACAAGATATTGGGAGGTTCCAGGCCAAGTGTGCTCCTACAATTTCAGGTGAATGGCTATAGATACAAAGGCAGCTATCCCTGCTCCAGTAAGGTGGAGAGTAGCCAGGGTTGGCTCTTTGTTTTGGGTAAGAATGATGTGAACACATGGAGACACATCAGAGCATGTCATAGCATCCATGTGAAGGATCACTGGACAAACAATTTGTTGGTTTCTTGCAAATGGAGAAACAGCAGGGAGGTGCTTTTGATAGCCATCCAAAATGTGTTCTGCTCTCAGCTGAGTTGGGCCTTCTTCTTGAACTTGTACAGAACCTCCAAAACATTCTGAAGTAGTGAAGCTTCTCTCCTGCATctagaggagaggagggagttatTTGCCAGATTATGGTGGAGCCCTGTAAATATAGGCAGTTCTAAAGAACAGTGACCTTTAATTCCCTGTGAAACCTTTCCCCCCACTCATGATTGCATTAGAAATGTTTggagaaagcaaaataaaaactACTTGGACCAAAGGCTGTTTCTAAAACTCAAGCCAACATCTGATTCAGTTTTTCCTCTTAATTTCTTTGTAATTTTTTGCCCTTTTGTATGATAAATTGAGGCTGTAAAATCAAAAATACAGGTTTATACTAGCAAAATCTGAATATTGCACTGTTGAAATATGGACAGAAACATTTTATTTAATAAACAAAGGCCACCACTTGTGCTTAGAAGAACAGGCTGTCttgaatattttttctttttaattactTATGATGGTAACACACCCAGACTTACACAAACTTCAAAGAATAGTCAAGAATGCCCTTAAATTGCACCACAGTTGTTTAAAATtagagcagccccgtggcacagagtggtaaagctgcggtactgcgttctgaactctctgctcactacctgagttcgattctggtggaagctggattcaggtagccggctcaaggttgactcagccttccatccttcagaggttggcaaaatgagtacccagattgctgggaggaaagtgtagatgactggggaaggcaatggcaaaccaacccgtaaaaagtctgccatgaaaatgtgatgcgatgtcaccccagagtcggaaacaactggtgcttgctcaggggacctttcctttcctgtgtaaAATTAGCTCTTACAAATTAACAGTGGCCCCCATAATTAACCAACTACTCatgaaaaccttttaaaaatataaacgaacagaagttttaaaaaacttagcaAAGTTGCGTAAACTGATACCCACAGTCTGTGACCTCTATTCCAAACAAATGCCGAGAGCATAAAGTGGGTTTTTAAgagtgggtgcattcacactacactaaatgtgTTTTAcagtggatttttgctattcttacacagtaaaaacccagatgcaaaacacattatttagtgtgaacacacccagtaTTTTGCAAACAGCAGACTTTGGCAgatttttattattcatttattgcTTATTTACCATTTGCTGCCTTGGGCGCAGGACAGGTGATGTGAAAATTTTATGTAATACGTAAAATCTAGGTATGCATTGAACAAGCACATATCCTTTAAAGATATATGTGGATTTCAAAATAACTTGTATAGTATTAGTTAGCTCCAGTGGATAATATTGCAAATCTGTTGAAGTCTGTTGTTGGTGAACATGTTTCATTTAATTTGGCAATTGGGTTTGTTGATGTGATCTAATTTGTGTGCCTCAGTAAAGATTTTGACGTTCCTTTGCTTTGTTATAAGGAGAtatttcaggggtgtcgaactcatttgttatgagggccagatctgacataaatgagaccttgttgggctgggccatgtcaggccaggccatgtgtatacctatttaagattaggtagcagagatataaactttataaaggacacaggcaaacacaattaaatatatatttttaaaaaaacatacaacatgcttaaaatgttagcacgttgttcttaaaggtgctttctttgtatttctcccatgggatccaaggaactgggcaaaagaagctgtggattttttctttcttccccaggggatgggggggggaaggagcctcagccaatagaagggagagaggcttggctcagtagctgtgctgtgtgatttagagagcctggaaaaacaagctctccttcccaccttcctccccaagggaggcacctcatccaatggagaaaacagagattttgctctgtagctcctgtgcgattgagcaggcctggcaaggcaagctgttatacagaaggaagcaagagatagggagaaggaaacagatgacagccagttgcttaggagCCCTatgtgggcctgatttggcccctgggcctcatGCTTAACACCCCTGTATTGCTtgtttttaaaccttttttttaaaaaaaagttacatGGTTTGGGACTTTACCTAAGGATATAGTATTTAGTTTTAGatggttttaaaaaatccaaGTTGGTCTAGATGATTTATATGTGCTGAAATTATAttccttttaaaaatcaaacataTCTTTTGAAATCCAAGAACCTCTTTAATGTGGAAAatgaatctcctggaattttatCCTTGCATTAGAGGTTGTTCTTCAGATTTATTCTCCTTGACTCTGCAACCCAAACCCTTCCTTCTTTTCCAGAAATCCCAGTTTGTGCAATTTGCTGATGTTTTCCCCCTGAAGGAGTTTGGCTACAAGCCAGAGCCAGGCCGGTACCTTGAAGTGGTGGGCTGGGCAGAATTGGTGGCTGGTTTACTCTTGGCTTTTGGGccgcagctgctgcaagagatcAGCAATTTCGTCCTCACGATCATCATGATAGGTAAGGGTTGTCTGGCGGTTAATTTATGAAAACGCAGGCCTGGCGCACAAGACTTGCTTAAGAGATGCCTATCTTTAACCTGCACAATCATAGTGGGAACTATTTCTTATCTCCTTTGCAGTCATGTTGTGTCAGGTTAGCAGTGAACAGTTTTTCCAGCCTTGAATTTTGCAGGAGACTTATAGAACATTGGGgctggatggagaaagtagccAAGGTTTTCTTCTGCCTCTCAGAAGTAGCTTCTCTAAGAGGTTATGGAACTGGGTGGATGTTACTTGCAGATTCTTTGAGGCTGCGAGTGTGCTTGGTTCCCATGGGCTTGACTCATGCCCTTGTTACGAAGCAGTTTGGCACCATCTGCTCTCCTCTGAGGGAAATGTACTGGTTAAAATGTTGGCCCTGGAACTTCCCACTACTTAAAGATATGGGGTGGTGTGAAACAAGATTGTGATTTCCAGTAGGGGGCATTGCGACCTAACGTGCCAGAGATCTGTGACCTGGGCAGTTAGTGTGCTAGTGTTGTGGACGCAGCTGTTGGTGTGTGTAGCTGCCTAGTTTAAACAAGACAATGGGTATGTACAAGAAAATACATAGGTTCTTTGGTTCTACCGGCATCACAATTAAATCAGGCAAAAGATTTGACAACAGGGAAAATAAAGGGGGGGCATACTGAGGGGTACAGGTGAGATTGCTGGGGTGATGGATAAATGGGGAGCAGATCTGGCCTTTGGGATACAAATGCATTATCGCTTGTCCCCTTCTCTCTGCAGGTGCCATCTATACCCTTTTGGTTTTGAAAGAACCCATCGCCATGTGTGCCCCTGCCACCGTTTGCCTGGGTCTCCTGCTTCTCCTGAACAtccggggaagggggaaaagtGCCAAGTCCAAGTATGAGTGACCAGAAAGCAActtggagggaaaggaaggagggactAGAAATGATGCTGCCTGGGGTCTTTGGTGGCATAATTGTGTTTTTATTGTCCTGTTTCCCCTGTTGTGGCCTAATTCCCTTAAACATGCTAATAAGATAAGTTGCATCTCAGTGATGAATTATCATGGAAGACTTTGTGAATTTGAGATTTTCGCTGGTAAGGCCTTCCTTTGCTCTCTCTGGTAGTTTCCTTCCTATGTCCAGGAGAGGCATCCTGGACCAGACTGATAAGGTCTGATGAATTTCACAGTttggaggaaaagaaaggaaaaataatCAAATCTTTCAGCATTTGTCTGATGAAAATTATGGCTG
This region includes:
- the TMEM35B gene encoding transmembrane protein 35B, with product MALIFVALRVVLGLFFVITGSVKLTDQISSEVYQQMKSQFVQFADVFPLKEFGYKPEPGRYLEVVGWAELVAGLLLAFGPQLLQEISNFVLTIIMIGAIYTLLVLKEPIAMCAPATVCLGLLLLLNIRGRGKSAKSKYE